The nucleotide window TTCCTTTTTCATTGTTTTAATCCATAACAAATATGTTAATTACAATCTTCCTTATCCAGAGAAGGGGATTTTCCGGGTTCTCAAGGGGGATTGAGGAGCTTCACAAGAAGGCTTCCGTGGTTCTTGAAGATTTGGTAAAGAACATCTCTATTGTGATGGCATATTGTGCTGGTAATGAGGTATCAAGAGTCTATAGTTTATACCTCAAAAAAGTTTACAAACAAACTTTACTCCATGGGATGCTAACCGGATTCATGTTCGGTTTTTCACGATTTATGTTTTTCGCTTGCAACGGTATTCTACTATGGTACACTGCTGTTTCTATAAGAAATGGATATATTGACCTTCCAACAGCCCTTAGAGAATACATTGTCTTCACTTTTGTTACTTTCGCACTCGTGGAACCTTTCGGGATCATGACACGTAACACAGACAAAACCAGAAAAGATCTTGTCCGGGTGTTCGATATCATCAATCATGTTCCCAAGATTAGCCATGATGAGTCTACTGCTCTTAAACCGGTTAATGCTTATGGAACTATCGAGTTTAAAAATGTCCACTTTTGTTACCCGAAAAGTCCAGAAGTCATGGTGTTGCGGGATTTCACCGTTAAAGTTGACGGTGGACACACGGTGGGTGTAGTCGGGGTCTCGGGTTCAGGAAAAAGTACTCTACTTTCTTTAATTCTAAGATTTTATGATCCAGTTTCCGGGCAGATACTTTTAGATGGAAAAGATTTAAAACAGTTTAATCTAAGATGGTTAAGGAACCAACTCGGTTTGGTCCAACAAGAACCTGTGATGTTCTCGACGAGCATTAGAGAAAACATCGTTTACGCAAGACATAACGCAAGTGAAACTGAGATCAAAGAAGCAGCGAGAATCGCGAATGCACACCATTTTATTAGTAGTTTGCCTAAAGGGTATGACACGAAAGTGGGTCCCGGTGGAGTGGAGTTAACACCGGGACAAAAACTTCGAGTCGCGATTGCTCGTGTGGTGTTGAAAAGCACGCCCATTTTGTTACTAGATGAGGCAGACAGTAGAATTGAAGACGAGTCAAGACGTGTGGTACAAGAGGCACTAGATAGACTCTTAATTGGCAGCAAAACAACGATTTTAGTTGCACGAAGAGAGTCAATGATGAGACGAGTTGACAAAATATTGGTTGTTAATGGAGGCCAGATTGTGGAAAGTGGGACTCATGATTCTCTTGTGTCAAATAAGGATGGTGTTTATGCGAAATTGACACAACCTCGTTTTGTAAAAGGATTACGGCCTCATTTTCTTGCTTCTACACAATAGCTTTTAATTATGTTTCTATTATGCAAATAATTGATTTTGTAATtaacgtttatatatatatatttttagattttttagtttatttttggGTTTATCCATAGTAATTTGTTAGTTGTGTCCTTATAAATACACACAAGCTATTTAGATAACATATTTATTGTAATATTATTTTTTCAATATCGtcttctgctttatttttctcaAATATTAGGACTATTAAAATGTTACGATAATTAGGGTCGTCCTTGAGAATTTGAGGGCTCTTGGATACCATCTGCGAGTAAAAGAAAATGTCTCCTAAATATAAACTTGTATAGTTATATATAATAAGAATTAGTGATATGACGATGAACTTATATCGCTAATGCAACGATGTAAAAAAAATTTATACTAACTAGGTTTAATATTATAAGGGACCATTTTTATAAATTAAGCTATTCAAACAAAGAAATAAGTCAGGTAAGAAACGCCGTTCATAAAATTTAAACAATTGAACAATTAACATaattaacataaacaaataaCTATGACTAAACAATTTCGTATAAACAAACAAATTGCAATAACTTAAAAGATGAGTTAATTAAACgcttagtccttgtggtttgtcaaaagTAAGAACGTTGGGTACTAAGGGTTTCAAGTAATATGTTGTGGTATTAAgtttgttttttgtaacaatGCTGAGTACTAAGACTAACGATCGTTAAATATTGGATTCTGCCAAGTgagagggcatttttgtcaaacCATCATAAAAACTTTAAAATCACTCTCCTCTCTCCTGAATTCCTGATACCTTCTCCGGCTACCTCCACTATGCCCGAATCTCGACAAAGATTCAACTTGGGTTTTGTCACCGGCAAACATTAATCGAAGGAACAACTTAACCCATATTAGATGCATTTTTAGGCATACTTTATTATATTTTTAGTATATATTTTCATTGCATTTTATGCATTTAGACCATACATATTACATTATTTTGGAAAATAGATGTTTTGGTAGGATGCAACTTTGGTTCATATTTGTTGATTTTGTAGGTGGGAAATTGAAAATTGCAACATCCAAGTTAAATAATGATGGGCTCAATTTACTTTTAATCTAGTGGGTCATCGGTTGACATCAAAATATAGATGTGAATTAAAAGGTTTTGATGGGCTTAATAACCAAGTGAGCTGGTCTGCTAACAGAAAGAAACAAAAACGAAGGGAATAAAAAAAAACTTGAGATAAAAACAACATGGACGAAACACAAGGAGGAATCTTTTGGACGGCTTCAGCGGAGCCGGAGATCGAGAAAGGCATTTTTATTTTTTGGGTGATTTCTAGAACAACAAACATTTttgattgtttttgtttcttAAGTTTTTTTAGATGTTTTGCTTTAAATTTAACTTGACTGTTATAGCTATAACAGGTTTTGATATCGgggtttattttctttgttttgaTTTATAAACTTATAGAAAATAGGCACGTTAGATTCTATTATTTAATGGTTTTTTTGTGTGATTCTTGTTTTTACTATGGATTAATCCGGAACAATATTAGATTGTTAATAAACTTGATCAACTTATTAATTTTTCTAGTAAAGTTCAGTTAATTTTTATAACCTTAATGAAGTTTTAGTTTTTGATACTAGgaacaaaataatattttgagtttGTTTATGAACCCAAACTATTATAGAATCATATAATATAATTAAACATTCCGAACGACGTGAGTGGTTAATTATAATCGATGCTTCTATCACGCAACCGCACGTTAAGAACCGAACGGCGTGAGCTTAGAGTAGCGGGTTGGCTCTAACCGACGAACTTCACTTGGTTAGATATTAGATGGAGTGGATGCCCGAACTGTGTGACATCTAGTATTGATACAAGCTTTTATTTAACAAAGATCATTGCACCGTGACCGTTAATAATCGTAAGCCGAAGGGCCGAACCGAATCAAGAAATTGCCCTGGTTTTGAAATTAGTTTTTAACATCTGAACTTTCTAATCATTTTAATTGGCGTTTCTTTTTAATCCTacaaaatctaaaaataaaaattgtTTCTACATTCTAGTTTAAACTAATAACCTCCCTTTCAAAACAACCGTATCGGTGCCTAAAACGTTTGGCATAACTAGTTAATCCTGTGGACACGAACTTGACTTCCATTCATACTATTTTTAGTGTGTTAGgtttattttaaatttatttGTTAGATTCGACACCCAATAACCCACCTCCACTGTTGCACCAAAATTAGTGTTCCACAACGTCGGTATCGGTGCCTCCACGGTTGCAAATGCCATGTGTTTAAAGAGGTTTTCCAACATATGAAGGACAATTGGTGTAGCGGTGAAAGCGACACGGAAATATAAACAAAAGCGTTGGAGGAGTACAACTTAACGCGAGGGATATTCACATACATGAAGTGTTGGGAGCTTCTACGTACAAGTTTTAAGTGGGCCAACGTACCAACGATGACGTCTAGTAGTAGGCGCAAGGGAAAATGGTCCAAAAGCTCCTATTTAGTTGATTCGGGAACACACACTTTCGATGCTCGAAACATCGATTTAAACAATCCTAATAATGTGGATGACGAGGAGGAGGAAATGGATTGCCTCGACCGCCTAATAGAAGAAGTAGTGGAAAGGGGAGAAGGCTAGAGTCGTATTCAGCTTGTGCcgaaatgaaacaaaatttcgaggagatgaaccgaCAACTTCAAGATATACGAGACCTTGAGCATAGGCGTTTGGAAACATTGCAAGAAAGAAATACCGAAATAAAAAGTTCGTCGCGATCCAAAAAGCGAGCCAAATGGAGAGAGACATCGAGTATTTGTTTAAACCAATCGAGCACCTCCAAGGAGATGCCTTGCGCCTAGCACAAATTCGTAGGTAACAAATCCGTGACAAATACGAACTTTAGAGCTTTATTTtttttgtaagcattcatatgtttttatttttagtacTTTTgaatgttttgtatttattttttagtattttaATTAATgttaatgtaatttttttatttaatgggatattatttgttttattttctataaaaagaaattaaaataaataattaggtaatgaatGAATGGTCCTATAATACCTCTTGCTGAGTAGGATGTTACGTGTCAAATAACGCTTAATTAAGGGGAGGGGCTTGATCTTCAAGCCCCACTAAACATCCTCTTATTTAGTAAATTTAACAGCTTGATAATACAAATCGAAACAAGGGCCATTACAATTTTTTACATCTTATTGCCGAACCAATAGACACCTCTGTTTTTGTCATCACCTTCATCAGGCTCAACATAAAAGCACTTGGTAGCTTCTCTCCACATTGCTTTGATCACTGGGGTGTCATCGAACTGATAGTATTCACCCAAGATGGGTTTAATAGCTTTTGTGGCCTCCTTAAAATGATAATGAGGCATGGTACTAAACATATGGTGAACAACATGTCCATCGCATAGGTGATGCGAAATCGTGTTCAAAAAGCCCATATCTCTATCCACTGTAGACAATGATCCTCTCAACCAGTTCCACTCAGTGGAATCATAGTGAGGCAGTGATGGGTGAGTGTGGTTTAACCAAGTGATGATCGCCAAAATCGCGTAAGCAACAACCATAGGAGCAAAGTAGACCAGCACTAGCCATGTCAACCCTTGTGCCATTGCCACTTTGTAGAGCACATAGTACATGACAAGAAGACCAAGATCAGATAAAACTACATAGGGCCGCTCACTCTCGCTATAAATAGGACTCCTTGGATCAAAATGGTTAGTGTATCTACCATACTTTCGGCCAGCAACATTGAAACAAACGTACAATAGAAAGCCAATGGCGCATAAGATCACTAGCCTAAAAAGACGGCCAGGTGGGGTGTTGAATAGTGTGTCGGCATAACCAAGGCTAGATTTTGTTCTTGGGGGGTAAGCTTCATCGTACTCAACTGAAGCAGTGTTGGAATGATGACGACGGTGACTGTATTTCCAAGAGAAATAAGGAGAAAGCATAGAAGTATGTATAAAGTAACCAACGGTTTCATTTACCCATTTGTAGTCACTAAAACCCTGGTGCCCCGACTCATGGCCAAGAAGCCAGAAACCCATCTGGACACAACCTTGAATGAACCAATAAACCGGCCAGGCTACATACGATAAGGGGGCTTGAAGGGGGATGATGTAGGTGGCTGCAACGTAGTAAAACAAGGAGATAAAGAAGAGGTCACGGAAAAGGTAGTAAAAAGATCGGGTGAGAGATCGATTGAAACAGTGTGGTGGTACGGCTTTTTTTAGGTCACCAAGAGTGAATGGTGGGTTGCCCGATGGGGCTCGCTTAACAACTTCATCTTGGCCACTGGAATCCATCTTTCAGCCTATTTCCCTTGAGAACTTGTTCTGATTGATTCGTTAGTTGGGTTGTGTATATATAGGAATAGATTCGATTATAGAAGTAGAACAATAATGATTTATAAATGTGATGgactaaataattaaaaaatattatttaatttatttatttaatattcatAATTTATCAACATGTTCATTCAAAATTAATAAACACATAGTGGAATTTCTGGTAGTTGGCAACCTGCTTCGGTTAGTATTGGCATGCTTTGTTAAAGTATCCGTACAGTATCGATCACACTCTCCATTGCAACCAAAAAAGATGCGTCAAACTAGATATagacacgtgttttacatcgatcgaaaattataaaaataaaaaattactagTATGGGTAGCGATGGTGTTGGGGCGACATCGGTTTAGTCACTTGATCTCACTATAGCGTACAATACTAAAAAAATACCTTGGTACGAATACAATTCTGTTTTCAATAAATTTTATACCCTCATCACGAGataaccataaaaacgaatacggTATTAGTACTAATGTGGTTAGAACACCATTGGTTCGGTTTTTTGTGGTAAAGAACACAAAAATCAACTATATTTAAACCATTCAAGTAAAAAAATTATCGACTCAAAGACATAAATGAGTATGATGCAACGGTatattcaaaattttataaagCACTATATTATGCTACTCAAATAACAAAAAAGGCAAGCGTCGTAAATTTGTAAAGAAATCTCAATGAATTTTGTATGGCAACATCGAGAAAACTATAAATCAAAAACACTGGTACCGATATTCTTCGGATGTTATTGACTCAGTCCATAACATTAAAGGACAAAAAATTGATTATACTTGACCAgttcaaaaataaacttttatccGACCTTAGGTAAAAAATAAAAACGTCGCACTAGTATACTCGGAATTTTATAAGACGTCATATAATGTTACTCAAATAACAAAAAGGGTAAACAGGTTATAAAACGTGATATTATCTTACTCAAACAACGAAAAGGATAAGGATGAACCACGTCATTTTACATGTACAACAAAAACTAAACCATAAGGCAACTTAGATGACATCTATGTTTGTGCATCGATCACTTGTATATTACCGTGTATAAGTCGGTTTCGAGTGAAATTTGTACCTAatagtagggctgcaaacgaaccgaacgaacacgaccttattcatgttcgtttgttaagaaatatatgtgttcacgaactatTCATGAACAcctaccgaacgagattttatgtttgtgtttgtttgttaacaaAATGAACTTATTCGTGTTCGTtagtgttcgtttgttaattttaggcaacgaacattgaagaacacaaatgagcacaaactaatgtccATGAACACAAacggaaacaaacaaacacaaacaaacgttcataaatataatatataatgcaCTTACACTTATTAACTATTTTATTTGTGAGAATTTTGaactattaaaataaaatataaaaactaaaaacactaataaactatcaaacacaaacgaacacttTACCGAATGTtcataaacataaatgaacaaacgcGGCCTCTATTCATGTCTGTTTGTTtgtttaactaaacgaacgaaatttcttattcgtgttcgtttgtttaataaacgaacgaacacaaacaaacttccGTCAAACAGTTCACGAACTATTTGCCAAACGtttggttcatttgcagcccACCTAAAAGTAGATAACAAAACCAGGCCGTAACGACATACccataattttataaaaaaagtcATATCTTAAAAGTTAAAAAATACTATTCAAAAACAATTATAACAGTAAAA belongs to Helianthus annuus cultivar XRQ/B chromosome 5, HanXRQr2.0-SUNRISE, whole genome shotgun sequence and includes:
- the LOC110939961 gene encoding delta(12)-fatty-acid desaturase FAD2, with amino-acid sequence MDSSGQDEVVKRAPSGNPPFTLGDLKKAVPPHCFNRSLTRSFYYLFRDLFFISLFYYVAATYIIPLQAPLSYVAWPVYWFIQGCVQMGFWLLGHESGHQGFSDYKWVNETVGYFIHTSMLSPYFSWKYSHRRHHSNTASVEYDEAYPPRTKSSLGYADTLFNTPPGRLFRLVILCAIGFLLYVCFNVAGRKYGRYTNHFDPRSPIYSESERPYVVLSDLGLLVMYYVLYKVAMAQGLTWLVLVYFAPMVVAYAILAIITWLNHTHPSLPHYDSTEWNWLRGSLSTVDRDMGFLNTISHHLCDGHVVHHMFSTMPHYHFKEATKAIKPILGEYYQFDDTPVIKAMWREATKCFYVEPDEGDDKNRGVYWFGNKM